caccatctgttgagtgctccgcatgccatctcattggttgcgctgtgcgttcagacagatacaacctctgcaacctttccgtcaaaggtaaataccacatccttttatatggcactggaactcttccactcgtatctttataacgaggctttccacaaaatttgcatgtaacccgctgttcatccgccctccaataaatcatgcagttgtcgctgcatacatctattacctgatacgataaaccaagaccagctacgagtttctgaacctcgtagtatgaaccaggagctacattatcctcgggtagaataccttttacaaaatcagcaatcgcatccacacagtcttcagccaaattataatctgttttaatgcccatcaatcttgtagcagatgataaagctgaatgaccatctctgcaaccttcgtacaatggttgctttccagcatccaacatatcataaaatctcctagcttctgcattgggtaaatcttcccctctaaaatgatcatttaccatctgctcagtacctacaccataatctacatccgttctaattggttcttctaatctaaccgctggctgaggttcgctagtactaccatgttcataatcagtttccccatgatgataccaaattttgtaacttcgtgtaaacccactcaaatatagatgagtccaaacatcccactctttaataacctttctatttttacaattagagcaaggacatcttaacatacctgtttttgcttccggttgtcggtgaactaaccccatgaattcggttatacctcgttggtattcttccgtaagcaatctcgtgttcggatccaaatgaggtcgatcgatccaagaacgaaaataatttgaagaagacatattttttatgaatcaaattcgtgtgtaaatagagtaagagggaggatgaagatatggagtgaatgaagaggaagaggagtgcttgtatttatagtttaaatcctgccgacagaccgaggaaattccgacggaattccgacggaaaagtctagttcgtcggaatttcctcggaattttgtaaaatcccccaacagctctccaacggctataatatttcctcggaattcatcggttttttccgaggaacacatttttcctcggaatttcctcggaatattccgacggattgatattccctcggaattccgtcggtatattccgaggaaaccttgtgtttcctcggaatttcctcggaaattcctcgggatattccgaggatttcattttccgtcggaatgtccgttagaataccgctgttttcttgtagtgctatgCTAGACGACATTATACCCTATAAAAGTACACATTCACAAATTACATAACTAAGTATTATAATTATTTCTCAAAAcgtattataattttaaacaaagttaTATATGTAACCATGAAGAAGGACGAACCGCGTAAACAGAGGCAAGAAGGTTCATGTCAAAGCCAATGTTCCATGCATAAAGGTTTGGATCCATCATAAACGTTAGGGCTGTGGACTGTAACGTTCCCATGAAGCACACAATCGTCGATAAAGAACCGTGAGATGAGTATCTCTTCAACGTAGCCGCCTAAAGAAATAAATTTCCTAACTCGTTAGGAAAAATGTTAATCAAACATACCGCAAATTAAACTcgcatatattttcattttacaacaaatatatttagataatttCTCTACTTGTGTCACCTTGAAAAAATAATTACCTGAAGAACAAAGAAGGAAGCCCAAGAAAACGAGGCCATGAGGAGGAAGACGGTGGCCTTGAGGTAGTCCTCCCCGACCGACAACGAAGCATCACCGATGAGGTGAGACCGGAGAAGGTTGATAAAAGGGCTTTTGATTAAAATCATCAACATGGCTCCAACTACTATCACTAATGTCCCCACCACTTTTGCTTGGAATCTTACTTTTCTCATGTCCACCTTCTCCATCCTTTTTTATCACCAAAACATTTGAACCATTGATTGTTATCAACGTACCATATTTTATCAATGAACCTATTATGTTTACcatcatatataattaattttaagattATGCTTTATATTTAGCTACCTGCAGATTATGGaaatg
This Brassica napus cultivar Da-Ae chromosome C6, Da-Ae, whole genome shotgun sequence DNA region includes the following protein-coding sequences:
- the LOC125588440 gene encoding WAT1-related protein At3g56620-like yields the protein MSESAKPYFAMICLQFGYAGMNLVTKVVLDRGMSHFVLVAYRNAFATAAIAPFALLSERKVRPKMTFPIFMQIFVLGLLGPMIDQNLYYAGLKLTSPTFSGAVTNIMPALTFIISIICRMEKVDMRKVRFQAKVVGTLVIVVGAMLMILIKSPFINLLRSHLIGDASLSVGEDYLKATVFLLMASFSWASFFVLQAATLKRYSSHGSLSTIVCFMGTLQSTALTFMMDPNLYAWNIGFDMNLLASVYAVRPSSWV